From Thermodesulfobacteriota bacterium:
AGATAGAGGACACCTACGACGGCACCCTGCTGGCTCTCGTGAACGCACTCGACGCGAGGGAGCACGAGACCAACGCCCACTCCCACAGGGTGATGGAGTACACGCTCGAGATGGCAAGGGCCGCCGGGGTGGACGACAGTGAACTGGTAACCATCGGCAGGGGGAGCCTCCTGCACGACATCGGCAAGATAGGCGTAACGGACAACATACTGCTCAAGCCGGGGAAGCTTACCGACGAAGAGTGGGTCGAGATGAAGAAACACCCCTATACGGGCTTTAAGATGCTCGAGGGCATAAAGTTCCTCGGAGGGGCTACCCGCATAGTCCTGAGCCACCAGGAGAAGTTCGACGGCACCGGCTACCCGCAGGGACTGAAAGGCGAGGCGATACCGGTAGGGTCGAGGCTCTTCGCCCTAGCCGACACACTCGATGCCATAACCTCGGACAGGCCCTACAGGAAGGCCAGGGGTTTCGAAGTGGCCAAGAGCGAGTTCATAAGGTGCCGGGACACGCAGTTCGACCCGTGGGCGGTGGAGGTCTTTTTCAGCATACCCGAGC
This genomic window contains:
- a CDS encoding HD domain-containing phosphohydrolase; its protein translation is MKKKPHINRTPEENLRLSHEQTLRYATEISYLYRERKEESKELQEKLAALALSQRQSLLYAEELRTTYVKEREKADRLRKALREIEDTYDGTLLALVNALDAREHETNAHSHRVMEYTLEMARAAGVDDSELVTIGRGSLLHDIGKIGVTDNILLKPGKLTDEEWVEMKKHPYTGFKMLEGIKFLGGATRIVLSHQEKFDGTGYPQGLKGEAIPVGSRLFALADTLDAITSDRPYRKARGFEVAKSEFIRCRDTQFDPWAVEVFFSIPEQRWGEIREHTLKAATSPA